One part of the Rothia sp. ZJ932 genome encodes these proteins:
- the ppgK gene encoding polyphosphate--glucose phosphotransferase, which produces MASAPETITVELPAPTRADLAIGIDIGGTGMKGGIVDTRTGQLVSDRFRIPTPSPATPENCAEVVREIVSELQSRELSPAEDSAIGIDFPAIVKNGVTLSAANVDESWIGADLQSIMSEALGGRTVYALNDADAAGLAEAVYGQGRDQEGLIAMITLGTGIGSALIMNGQLIPNTELGHLEIDGHDAESKASARAREREDLSWKKYGKRLRRYFTHVEMLFSPDLFVVGGGVSKNPEKFLPYFEEDVKTPIVMAQLRNNAGIVGAAIWAHGQPKEVVKRSA; this is translated from the coding sequence ATGGCATCTGCACCCGAAACCATCACCGTGGAACTTCCGGCACCCACTAGGGCTGATCTCGCTATTGGCATCGATATTGGCGGCACCGGTATGAAAGGCGGCATTGTTGATACCCGCACCGGTCAACTGGTATCAGATCGTTTTCGCATTCCCACCCCCTCGCCGGCGACCCCCGAAAATTGCGCTGAGGTGGTACGCGAGATTGTTAGCGAGTTGCAGTCCCGCGAGCTTTCACCCGCTGAAGATTCAGCAATTGGTATTGATTTTCCTGCCATCGTCAAGAATGGTGTGACCCTCTCAGCGGCTAACGTTGACGAGTCGTGGATTGGTGCTGATTTGCAGAGCATTATGTCTGAGGCTTTGGGCGGTCGTACCGTGTATGCCCTCAACGATGCAGATGCAGCGGGTCTTGCCGAGGCAGTCTATGGTCAGGGACGCGATCAGGAAGGTCTGATTGCTATGATTACCTTGGGCACCGGTATTGGTTCTGCTCTGATTATGAATGGTCAGCTGATTCCCAATACCGAGCTAGGTCACCTTGAGATTGATGGGCACGATGCTGAGAGCAAGGCGTCCGCCCGTGCCCGCGAGCGCGAGGATCTTTCATGGAAGAAGTATGGCAAGCGTCTGCGCCGCTATTTCACCCACGTTGAGATGCTCTTCTCCCCTGATTTGTTCGTGGTCGGTGGGGGCGTTTCTAAGAACCCCGAGAAGTTCTTACCTTATTTTGAAGAGGATGTTAAGACTCCGATTGTGATGGCTCAGCTACGTAATAATGCGGGCATTGTGGGTGCTGCTATTTGGGCTCACGGTCAGCCGAAAGAAGTTGTCAAGCGTTCTGCGTAG